The DNA segment TTGTGATAATCGGAGCTGCCATAATAGCTGGATCCATCTTCAATTTCTTCGCTACGATGGGTAAAACACAACCAACAAACTTAGAAATAATAACCGTCACCATAATAGAAATCGCAATCACAATGGAAAGTTGAAGATCATGATTAAAAATTATAATCCGTATTCCATTTGCAATCGCTAAAATAACACCCACAATAATGGAAATTCTAAACTCTTTAAAAACCACCTTAAAGAAATCACGAAAATGAATTTCATCAATCGCTAAGCCACGAATAATTAAGGTTGAACTCTGAGAACCGCAATTTCCACCCGTATCCATCAACATTGGAATAAATGACACTAATAAAGGCATAACCGCAAAAGCATGTTCATACTTGGCAATAATTCCCCCTGTCAGCATCGCTGAAAACATTAATATCAACAACCAAACAATACGACTACGTGCATGTTGCCAAACAGAAGTCGAAAGATACGGCTTATCACTAGCCACAATCGCCGCCATCTTTTGCATATCTTCCGTTGTTTCCTCAGTTAAGACATCAATTGCATCATCAAAGGTTACAATCCCCACAATACAATTTTCGACATCCAATACAGGTATAGCAATCAAATCGTACTTTCTAAGCTTCTTCGCAATATCTTCCTTATCATCACCCGTATAAGCATACACAAACTCTGTTTTCATAAGGTCTTGAATTAAAACATCCGATTCACTCAATATCAAACTTTTTGCGCTAACAATCCCTATTAACTTACGGCTTTCCACCACATAACAGGTATATACCGTTTCACTGTCAATCCCAACTCGTTTGATTTTCTCTAAAGCTTGCTTTGCGGTCATGTCTTTGGTGAATTCAATAAATTCCACCGTCATGACACTACCGGCTGAATCCTCTTTATACTTCAAAAGATGATTGATGTCCTTTCGTACGTTCTCATCCACTTTATCCAATAATTGCGTTACCAAATTAGAGGGCATTTCCGATAAGAAATCCGCCGCATCATCGGAATACAATTCATTGATCATTTTAACAATTTCTGTATTATTAAAAATCTTGACCAAACGACTACGATCATCCTTATCCAAGTACGAAAAAACATTCGCCGCTTCTTCTTTTTCTAAAACACGAAAGAAAACTGCTAAGTCTTGATCCTTCAATTCTGGTATAAACTCAGCAATATCCACCACATTTTTCTTTGCTAGATAGTTATGCAACTGTTTTAATTCATTCTTTTCGAGCCAAAGCTCAATTTGATTACGATTCATTCTAATCCCTTTCTATGCAGTCAATATAACCGCATAGAAAAAGATAGGGCTATATTACTGACAACAACTGTTTCAAAAACATAACTCCCACCAGGTTTATCGTCCATAAAGATAGCCACCTCCATCGTTATTATAATTCTCTATATAATTTTAGCAACCATTGCTTTCATCTTCTGTTAGTACGAACTTCTGCCAAGGTTTTAAACTATCCAAAATAAACCATTCTTCTTCTCGAATATGACCAACCACATTGGTTCTTCCACTATTTTCCATATCCTTTAAAGCAATTTGTAATTCACCTGCGTATTTTCCATAAGCACTACTATCTATCAACACATCCCCACGATGAATCTCCTTCGGTGCGTTAAAAATAGCAAAGTCATGACCTCTATACTTTATCCGACTACCACTTGAGCGAATCACAAAAGCAGATTGATCCCCTCGATGGCAATGCAACTCATTTAAAACGATTTTTCTTTCTGTTTCCGGAATGTTCTTTTCCAAGTTCACTTGAAAATTTACTACATCCAGGCGTACTTTTCTAAGTGCTTCTTTCTCCGCCTCGCTTGGATAACAGTTCGCAATGATAATATCATCGATATAATCCAAAGCAACCATGTGTTTTAACTGAACGTCTAATGGTAAATGACGATGCATTTCTAAAGTACATAGACCATCTGTGGTTGACCATGGACCAAAAGCCTCCTTTGTTAATGAACCAATAAAAGTGGCGGTTGTAAGACCATATTTTTGAAACTTCTTAGAGCATTGATCAAAGAAAAGAAAATCAAGACCTGTATAATCGTGCGGATAGAAATTATGACAAGCGCACAAACAGTACCGATTTGGTTGATAATCCATGATAGTATCAATGGTATGCGTATACGAACTCATATTAATTTCAATTTTTAAGCCATAAGGATTATAAGTCATCATCGCTTCTTCATAACCG comes from the Bulleidia sp. zg-1006 genome and includes:
- a CDS encoding DUF871 domain-containing protein, which codes for MRKLGISIYPEKSTVEEIFMYLKEMYEIGATRIFSCLLSVNKSAKQIKEDFIKIHDYAHDLGYEIILDVSPAVFQKLDIRYTDLKFFHEIHADGIRLDMGFTGYEEAMMTYNPYGLKIEINMSSYTHTIDTIMDYQPNRYCLCACHNFYPHDYTGLDFLFFDQCSKKFQKYGLTTATFIGSLTKEAFGPWSTTDGLCTLEMHRHLPLDVQLKHMVALDYIDDIIIANCYPSEAEKEALRKVRLDVVNFQVNLEKNIPETERKIVLNELHCHRGDQSAFVIRSSGSRIKYRGHDFAIFNAPKEIHRGDVLIDSSAYGKYAGELQIALKDMENSGRTNVVGHIREEEWFILDSLKPWQKFVLTEDESNGC
- the mgtE gene encoding magnesium transporter, whose translation is MNRNQIELWLEKNELKQLHNYLAKKNVVDIAEFIPELKDQDLAVFFRVLEKEEAANVFSYLDKDDRSRLVKIFNNTEIVKMINELYSDDAADFLSEMPSNLVTQLLDKVDENVRKDINHLLKYKEDSAGSVMTVEFIEFTKDMTAKQALEKIKRVGIDSETVYTCYVVESRKLIGIVSAKSLILSESDVLIQDLMKTEFVYAYTGDDKEDIAKKLRKYDLIAIPVLDVENCIVGIVTFDDAIDVLTEETTEDMQKMAAIVASDKPYLSTSVWQHARSRIVWLLILMFSAMLTGGIIAKYEHAFAVMPLLVSFIPMLMDTGGNCGSQSSTLIIRGLAIDEIHFRDFFKVVFKEFRISIIVGVILAIANGIRIIIFNHDLQLSIVIAISIMVTVIISKFVGCVLPIVAKKLKMDPAIMAAPIITTIVDTLSIIVYFKVASAIFSI